A window of the Roseburia sp. 831b genome harbors these coding sequences:
- the def gene encoding peptide deformylase has protein sequence MALRQIRTQGDPVLNKKCREVTEVTDRIVELIDDMLETMYEANGVGLAAPQVGILKRIVVIDVGEGPIVMINPTIVETSGEQTGSEGCLSIPGKAGTVTRPNYVKARAFDENMEEYEIEGTELLARAIMHETDHLDGHLYTELVEGPLQDVTYDDEEA, from the coding sequence ATGGCATTAAGACAGATTAGAACACAGGGAGATCCGGTATTGAACAAAAAATGCCGTGAAGTGACAGAAGTAACAGATAGAATCGTGGAGTTAATCGACGATATGCTTGAAACCATGTATGAGGCAAATGGTGTTGGATTAGCAGCACCTCAGGTTGGTATTTTAAAACGAATCGTGGTTATCGATGTCGGAGAAGGACCAATCGTTATGATTAACCCAACAATCGTAGAGACATCCGGTGAGCAGACCGGAAGCGAGGGATGCTTAAGCATTCCTGGAAAAGCTGGTACGGTCACCAGACCAAATTATGTAAAAGCGCGTGCGTTTGATGAAAACATGGAAGAATATGAAATCGAAGGCACAGAATTACTTGCGAGAGCTATTATGCATGAAACAGATCATCTGGACGGTCATTTGTATACAGAACTTGTAGAAGGTCCACTTCAGGACGTGACCTACGATGACGAGGAAGCATA